The Camelina sativa cultivar DH55 unplaced genomic scaffold, Cs unpScaffold02146, whole genome shotgun sequence genome includes the window TATATTTAGTTAAAGATGTTTACTAGCTAAGATCATGTTTCTATGCTAGTCTTCTTTCATACGTGTTTTGTCCCACCCTTTGTAAGTTTGTTACCATTCAAATCCTATCGGTTATAGTTTCGGTTCTTCAAATTTAGTACCGAAAGACATCAATTGGATTTTAGAATCAAAACAAATGgtaaacattttacaaaatcCCCCACTCGATcacataattaaattagttaattacatCTAGTGATAGAGTTTGACTTAGACTTTTCCAAATTCTTTGACAAgtctttgtaaatcttcaacaGAGCTTCCATTTGCCTCCGTCACGGCCACTTCAGTCTTCCGACGTATCTCTTCAGCCCGAGCAGCCACCTCGCATCCTCCCACACCCATCGTTTCCGCAATCACCCGACCCAACTCAACCGGGTCGGGAACAGTTTCTCCTCCTTCGCAAACCCTAACCGCAACACCCAAATTCTCCACAAGCAGCCTCGCGTTCACAAACTGGTCCGCCTCCATAGGCCAGCCCAAGATCACAACCCCACTCGTTATCCCTTCAAGCAccgagttccatccacaatggCTCAAAAATCCACCAACCGCCACGTGTCGCAAGACCGCCAGCTGGGAAACCCATCCTCTAACCACCAAACCCCGTCCAGATACCCGATCCTCGAACCCGTCGGGTATCGGATCTTTCTTAACCACCCAGACAAACCGGGTCATGCTTTTCTCAAGACCTAGAGCCAAAGCATCACACTGGCCTTTAGTCAACGCCTTTTGACTCCCGAAACAAACGTAGACGACAGACCCGTCTGGGGATCCGTCAAGCCAACTCAGCAAATCCGGATCTATAAAACCCGGATCCGAATTAAGACCCGACCCGATTGAACAAAGCGGCCCGATTACAAAAACCCGATCATGACCACCGGTTCTCTGTTTCACGTACTCGAGATACTCATCTTCCAGAACCTGAGAAGAATTGAAAACAGAGCCGTAGCTCAACAGATTCATGGAGAAGTCTTTGATGGTTTCGAGATCCGGTGACGGAGTTGGGAGACATCGCCGGACTATAGACGGAAGATGCTCTTCTTTGAAAATCGGAGCACGAGGAAGATCAAGTAGATGAACCGGATCCGCTGATTTGATCCGATCGATGTTCTCGAAGCAGTACTGGAGTACTGAGActaagaagaagctaatggaGAAGAAAGCGAAGCGAGGGATAGAGATTTGATCGCAGAGATCGTGAGTCCAACCGAGGAAGAAATCGGAGATGAGAGCGATCGGAGGATTTGGATGAGATCGGAACCAGTTGATGATTGGATCTCGAAGCTGACGAAGAGAAGCCATGATCGGGAGGTTTCCTGAATTCCCGATGTCTTTGACGTTCTCGACGCCAGGAGGGAGTGAGGGATGAGGAGGGAAAGGGAAAACGACGGAGGTGACGG containing:
- the LOC104774245 gene encoding UDP-glycosyltransferase 89A2 (The sequence of the model RefSeq protein was modified relative to this genomic sequence to represent the inferred CDS: added 153 bases not found in genome assembly) — translated: MTEVMLPESRSESSKPPHLVVFPYPAQGHLLPLLDLTHQLCLRGVNVSVIVTPGNLTYLSPLLSAHPSSVTSVVFPFPPHPSLPPGVENVKDIGNSGNLPIMASLRQLRDPIINWFRSHPNPPIALISDFFLGWTHDLCDQISIPRFAFFSISFFLVSVLQYCFENIDRIKSADPVHLLDLPRAPIFKEEHLPSIVRRCLPTPSPDLETIKDFSMNLLSYGSVFNSSQVLEDEYLEYVKQRTGGHDRVFVIGPLCSIGSGLNSDPGFIDPDLLSWLDGSPDGSVVYVCFGSQKALTKGQCDALALGLEKSMTRFVWVVKKDPIPDGFEDRVSGRGLVVRGWVSQLAVLRHVAVGGFLSHCGWNSVLEGITSGVVILGWPMEADQFVNARLLVENLGVAVRVCEGGETVPDPVELGRVIAETMGVGGCEVAARAEEIRRKTEVAVTEANGSSVEDLQRLVKEFGKV